From the genome of Thermogutta terrifontis, one region includes:
- the pilM gene encoding type IV pilus assembly protein PilM → MPKVETCWGIDVGNASLKALRLRPGESPQLVVAEAFDYIEYPMLLTQPSADPASLVETALRQFLSRNEVRGHRIAISVSGATGLARFIKLPPVELSKLPDVVRYEAKQQIPYDLNSVVWRYQRLDAGGGESGFTLGTTIGLFALKREQVEAALQPFQNLGIEVDIIQLSPLAIFNYVRFDAMPDLPPPDEYDPDNPPPAVAVISMGTDSTDLVITNGYRVWQRNIPIGGSHFTKALSKELKLTFSKAEHIKKNPTTYSDPKAVFQAMRPVFTELLSEIQRSISYYNSIERSIEITRGLALGNPMKLQGLRAYLEKGLGFPLESVEHFERLMGPDVVQSPVFRENLSCFAVVYGLALQGIGRAYMEINMLPDEIVKDRFIRAKKPWALAAATTLLFGCAVSFAAQSMALSTVSPERFGDAERAATQVLNTVKQYQSELASVEAEFDKIKTIGSNITGSVEGRLLWLELLTAINQALPQYERKAAEVLDVSSAGDAKKQQEILERRDEIHITSLEAVRMEQLETWWQQMGGWYRPPGEKEPEPQATTGATTGSAMGSTAGSATSPYGASYGMSSGPESMYGGFAGAVLGDPPNPPPADIKGPSGPGYVIRLTGYHFHNSEVAGTNQGAQYVRNTLIKKLEEGQFLINGKWVTAKELGIMYPMLINPGRIQVVRIRDPFYTPPTTPTGTPGAPVPPLGTAPTLTGIPGSPGAIGTGATSTTTGDTMPGFITLRRFQFTIQFAWQPKTESEREEARKKAAEEAAQQAGGTPEGQTAPADTAQPAAGTVPAGPGAAPAPGAAAPANATPTSPQPGALPPQGAMPATAPGPGVPQAGAPPQPVPGNVPGAPPAVGGPGPVAPPNSATVPGAAGQQPPPDAASLPDAPIMPSEDQTAPAPPAGGQTGVPPGQQPPTGPAGQTPGPGAGTP, encoded by the coding sequence ATGCCCAAGGTCGAGACTTGTTGGGGAATCGACGTCGGAAACGCGTCTCTGAAGGCTCTTCGCTTGCGACCGGGCGAAAGCCCGCAACTCGTGGTTGCCGAGGCCTTTGACTATATTGAGTATCCGATGCTGTTGACGCAGCCCTCAGCGGATCCAGCCAGCCTCGTGGAGACTGCTCTTCGACAATTTCTTTCGCGCAACGAAGTCCGGGGGCATAGGATCGCCATCTCAGTCTCGGGCGCTACGGGGCTTGCCCGTTTCATCAAATTGCCGCCTGTGGAATTGAGCAAGTTGCCCGACGTGGTGCGGTACGAGGCCAAGCAGCAGATCCCGTACGATCTCAACAGCGTGGTCTGGCGTTATCAGAGACTGGACGCTGGTGGCGGAGAGAGTGGATTCACTCTGGGAACCACGATTGGACTATTTGCGCTCAAACGGGAGCAGGTCGAAGCCGCCCTTCAACCTTTTCAGAATCTCGGCATCGAGGTGGACATCATCCAATTGAGCCCACTGGCGATTTTCAACTACGTTCGGTTCGATGCGATGCCGGACCTGCCACCGCCTGACGAATATGATCCGGACAATCCGCCCCCGGCGGTGGCCGTGATTTCGATGGGAACCGACAGCACAGATCTCGTCATCACCAATGGTTACCGTGTTTGGCAAAGAAATATCCCTATTGGCGGAAGCCACTTCACAAAGGCCCTGAGCAAAGAGCTCAAATTGACGTTTTCCAAAGCAGAGCACATTAAGAAGAATCCCACGACCTACTCCGACCCGAAGGCTGTCTTCCAGGCCATGCGGCCGGTCTTTACCGAGCTTCTCTCAGAGATCCAGCGCTCGATCAGTTATTACAACTCGATTGAGCGATCGATCGAGATTACGCGGGGGCTCGCGCTTGGAAATCCGATGAAATTGCAGGGGCTGCGCGCCTACTTGGAGAAAGGCCTGGGGTTTCCACTTGAATCGGTCGAACATTTTGAACGATTGATGGGCCCTGACGTCGTCCAGTCGCCGGTTTTTCGAGAGAATCTCTCCTGCTTCGCCGTTGTGTATGGACTGGCGCTGCAGGGCATCGGACGGGCCTATATGGAGATCAACATGCTGCCGGATGAAATCGTGAAGGACCGGTTCATCCGGGCGAAAAAACCGTGGGCGCTAGCAGCCGCGACCACTCTGCTGTTTGGGTGTGCGGTGAGTTTTGCTGCTCAGTCGATGGCTTTGAGCACTGTTTCTCCGGAACGTTTCGGCGATGCAGAACGCGCTGCGACGCAGGTGCTTAATACTGTTAAGCAGTATCAGTCTGAACTCGCCTCTGTGGAAGCGGAATTCGACAAGATCAAAACAATCGGAAGCAATATTACCGGCAGCGTTGAGGGACGTCTATTATGGTTGGAGCTGCTCACCGCGATCAACCAGGCGCTTCCGCAGTATGAGCGGAAGGCTGCAGAGGTGTTGGATGTCTCAAGTGCCGGAGACGCCAAAAAGCAACAGGAAATTCTAGAGCGCCGGGATGAAATCCATATCACCAGTCTCGAGGCAGTTCGGATGGAGCAACTGGAAACGTGGTGGCAGCAGATGGGCGGTTGGTACCGTCCGCCCGGGGAAAAGGAGCCCGAGCCTCAGGCTACCACCGGTGCTACGACAGGAAGCGCCATGGGAAGCACAGCGGGATCGGCGACGTCGCCTTACGGCGCAAGTTACGGAATGAGTTCCGGGCCGGAGTCGATGTACGGTGGGTTTGCCGGTGCAGTCCTGGGTGATCCCCCCAATCCGCCGCCCGCGGATATTAAGGGGCCCAGTGGGCCGGGATACGTCATCCGTCTCACCGGGTATCATTTCCACAATAGCGAGGTGGCCGGGACGAATCAGGGGGCGCAGTATGTCCGTAACACCCTGATCAAGAAACTGGAAGAAGGCCAGTTTTTGATCAATGGAAAGTGGGTGACGGCGAAAGAGTTGGGGATTATGTATCCCATGCTCATCAATCCAGGGCGTATTCAGGTAGTGCGTATCCGCGACCCGTTCTACACGCCACCCACCACGCCAACAGGCACGCCGGGGGCTCCGGTGCCACCACTCGGCACGGCGCCGACCTTGACCGGGATTCCTGGGTCTCCGGGGGCAATCGGCACCGGCGCAACGTCGACAACCACCGGGGACACCATGCCTGGCTTTATCACTTTGCGGAGATTTCAGTTCACCATTCAGTTTGCATGGCAACCCAAGACGGAATCCGAGCGAGAAGAGGCCCGGAAGAAAGCTGCCGAAGAAGCCGCCCAGCAGGCTGGTGGAACACCCGAAGGGCAAACGGCACCGGCGGATACTGCGCAACCGGCAGCGGGCACTGTTCCCGCCGGGCCAGGTGCAGCTCCGGCTCCAGGTGCGGCGGCTCCGGCGAACGCAACGCCCACAAGCCCGCAACCCGGTGCTTTGCCGCCGCAGGGAGCAATGCCGGCAACTGCTCCAGGACCTGGTGTTCCCCAGGCGGGAGCGCCGCCGCAACCGGTACCCGGCAACGTCCCTGGTGCTCCCCCGGCGGTTGGTGGGCCGGGACCAGTCGCGCCGCCTAATTCAGCAACAGTTCCAGGTGCAGCAGGACAGCAGCCGCCACCCGATGCCGCTTCCTTGCCTGATGCTCCGATTATGCCAAGCGAAGATCAAACAGCTCCAGCGCCGCCGGCCGGAGGACAGACTGGCGTTCCCCCTGGCCAGCAACCTCCGACTGGACCGGCCGGGCAAACGCCGGGGCCGGGTGCGGGCACTCCATGA
- a CDS encoding efflux RND transporter periplasmic adaptor subunit, giving the protein MKGIVRSAIRIVPFLVGLVVLTLVIFWLSGFFNEKIAPGEVTTELPRFDPNVETKEPVEVVEKPYIEEAVGTVKARERTTISARIMSTITKIHVRAGDRVKQGDVLIELDRAALERQRSQAQAALQAAEAAFKQAQDDFERAERLRKQQPGAISEQQFNEFRTRRDQAQANYEKAKQALAEIEVNLSYCTILAPRNGQIVDRLAEEGDTASPGVPLLTMYDPSSLRLEVPVAEHLANRLKIGDKVKVYIDALQQTIEGTVDEKVPQADVATRSVLVKIALPETPGLVEGMFGRVQIEAGRRKHLCLNAAAIKRIGQLDFVEVVHPDGTKERRLIQVGRFGRPGHLEVLSGLKAGEMVAVPKNADPSVCPYLGVSQSNEEGTSQPTSKGTVPEEH; this is encoded by the coding sequence ATGAAAGGGATTGTCCGGAGTGCTATTCGCATCGTCCCTTTTTTAGTGGGCCTTGTGGTCCTGACGCTTGTCATTTTCTGGCTATCTGGGTTCTTTAACGAGAAGATCGCCCCCGGCGAGGTCACGACGGAACTTCCCCGGTTTGACCCCAACGTGGAAACCAAAGAGCCAGTGGAAGTCGTCGAAAAGCCGTACATCGAGGAGGCCGTCGGCACGGTGAAGGCCCGCGAGCGGACAACCATCTCCGCACGGATCATGTCCACGATTACCAAAATCCACGTGCGAGCAGGGGACCGGGTCAAGCAGGGGGATGTGCTGATCGAATTGGACCGGGCAGCTCTCGAGCGGCAGCGAAGCCAGGCTCAGGCGGCGCTTCAGGCGGCCGAGGCGGCCTTCAAGCAGGCCCAGGATGATTTCGAACGCGCCGAGCGTTTGCGCAAGCAACAGCCCGGGGCCATCAGCGAGCAACAGTTCAACGAGTTCCGCACACGGCGGGACCAGGCACAGGCCAATTACGAGAAAGCCAAGCAGGCGTTGGCCGAAATCGAAGTGAACCTGTCCTATTGCACCATCCTTGCTCCTCGTAACGGCCAGATTGTCGATCGTCTTGCAGAGGAAGGGGACACAGCCTCCCCTGGGGTTCCCCTTTTGACGATGTATGATCCCTCTTCGCTTCGATTAGAGGTGCCCGTCGCAGAACACCTGGCCAATCGTCTGAAGATAGGCGACAAGGTCAAAGTTTATATTGACGCTCTTCAACAGACGATTGAAGGCACCGTGGATGAAAAGGTGCCACAGGCAGATGTCGCTACTCGAAGTGTGCTCGTAAAAATTGCCCTGCCGGAAACTCCAGGATTGGTCGAGGGTATGTTTGGCCGCGTGCAGATCGAAGCGGGACGACGCAAACATCTCTGTCTTAATGCAGCCGCCATCAAGCGAATTGGACAACTCGATTTCGTCGAGGTGGTTCACCCCGATGGCACAAAGGAGCGGCGACTCATCCAGGTCGGCCGCTTTGGACGCCCAGGACACTTGGAAGTTCTGAGTGGCCTCAAGGCCGGCGAGATGGTAGCCGTCCCCAAAAATGCAGACCCAAGTGTCTGTCCTTATCTTGGCGTCTCTCAAAGCAACGAAGAAGGGACATCGCAGCCAACTTCCAAAGGCACTGTCCCGGAGGAGCATTGA
- a CDS encoding efflux RND transporter permease subunit, giving the protein MTSPQEKVPFFTRIVDVFLRGDSAIMLTVISIIIGMGSLWITPREEEPQIVVPMMDVFISAPGLSAQEVEQQITNRLERIVYQIDGVEYVYSMSRPGQAILIVRFYVGQDREDSLVKLHSKIQSYIDEAPRSVQAWVIKPVEIDDVPIVNITLWSRDPEKVSDYELRRLAEQLQNELKAVPQTNRVTVVGGRPRQIRVEVNPIKLAARSTSILQVAQALRASNVNVQAGSFNQQGQEFIVEAGTFVEDAIELQNLVVNVVGNRPVYLKDVAEVIDGPAEPTSYTWIGFGPASRHPEVPIEHITPADFRTPREKIGVDFYPAVTIAVAKQKGSNAVWVARAVEERMAELAKTHLPAGVFYRITRDYGETANEKVNELVEALVVAVLTVIGLIWLTIGWRAAVVIALAVPVCYSVTLFINYLAGYTINRVTLFALILALGLLVDDPITDVENIARYFSMRILPPRPAVLRAVQEVRPALVMSTLAIVASFAPMAFITGMMGPYMAPMALNVPVTLLVSLAVSLLITPWMAMFALQGAKHHETQEESSYDLTKRPVYRLVSVVFRPILNRSWVAWGVVGTVAVLFFASLLLPGLRVVPLKMLPYDNKNEFQVVIDMPEGTTLEETDAVARRVAAYLAGLPEVKDFQIYAGLSSPMDFNGLVRHYFLRQGSNVADIRINLLHKDHRAHQSHEIVLRIRHDIEKIAKETNANIKLVEVPPGPPVIATITAEVYGPPDADYLQLIAAAKKVEERMLREPGVVDVDISAEADQPKRVFITDQPKAALSGVSKEVIAQTIQAALSGYPATELHIPSEVNPLPVIVRLKRSERSAEDDLAEIYVHGQNGQLVQLGSLGGFVSTHPDGSPLLEDKTIYHKNLQRVVYVYGEIAGRPPADAIIDMEVDRVTQSALAHLKPNPRLWQERTWFHPGGGDYWAVPDGYRVVWAGEGEWKITLDVFRDLGIAFGVALVVIFILLMFETKSRVLPLIIMLAIPLTMIGIMPGFWLLNILTNRPVGGFANPVFFTATAMIGMIGLAGIVVRNSVVLIDFIHHSLMDGYDLKEAIVRSVAVRLRPIFLTSATTLLGNWVITLDPIFSGLAWSIIFGIFASTTFTLVVIPTVYWLLYRRRGGAITLPPKAGDQGRSENREE; this is encoded by the coding sequence GTGACAAGTCCTCAGGAAAAGGTCCCGTTCTTTACGCGTATCGTGGATGTCTTCCTGCGAGGAGACTCCGCGATCATGCTAACGGTTATCTCCATCATCATCGGTATGGGTTCGCTGTGGATTACGCCACGCGAGGAAGAACCACAGATTGTGGTGCCGATGATGGACGTGTTCATTTCGGCACCGGGACTCTCCGCGCAGGAAGTGGAACAGCAAATCACCAATCGCCTGGAACGAATTGTTTATCAAATCGACGGCGTGGAGTACGTCTATTCGATGTCCCGTCCCGGGCAAGCGATTCTCATTGTTCGGTTCTATGTGGGTCAGGATCGAGAAGACTCCCTCGTAAAGCTCCACAGCAAGATCCAGTCCTACATCGATGAGGCGCCGCGTAGCGTCCAGGCGTGGGTCATCAAGCCGGTGGAAATTGACGATGTTCCGATCGTCAACATCACGCTGTGGTCGCGCGACCCAGAAAAAGTCAGCGATTACGAGTTGCGGCGTCTCGCGGAGCAACTTCAGAACGAATTGAAAGCCGTTCCCCAAACTAACCGCGTGACCGTGGTGGGTGGACGTCCGCGGCAAATTCGGGTGGAGGTCAACCCGATTAAACTTGCTGCCCGCAGCACCTCCATCCTCCAGGTCGCCCAGGCCCTGCGTGCCAGCAACGTCAACGTTCAGGCCGGCAGTTTCAATCAACAGGGACAAGAGTTCATCGTGGAGGCGGGTACCTTTGTCGAGGATGCCATTGAACTGCAGAATCTCGTTGTGAATGTTGTGGGAAACCGGCCCGTCTATCTGAAGGACGTGGCAGAGGTGATCGACGGTCCTGCTGAACCAACATCGTATACCTGGATCGGTTTCGGACCGGCATCGCGTCACCCGGAGGTTCCCATCGAGCACATTACACCGGCCGATTTCCGCACTCCCCGGGAAAAGATCGGCGTCGATTTCTATCCCGCCGTGACCATCGCAGTTGCCAAACAAAAGGGATCCAATGCCGTCTGGGTGGCCCGGGCTGTCGAAGAGCGCATGGCCGAACTGGCCAAGACCCATCTCCCGGCGGGGGTGTTTTACAGGATTACGCGAGACTATGGTGAAACGGCCAATGAAAAAGTCAACGAACTGGTTGAGGCACTGGTTGTGGCTGTTCTCACCGTCATTGGTTTGATCTGGCTGACAATCGGCTGGCGTGCCGCTGTGGTCATCGCGCTGGCGGTACCGGTTTGTTACAGCGTCACGCTGTTCATCAACTACCTTGCCGGTTACACCATCAACCGCGTCACGCTCTTCGCCCTCATTCTGGCTCTGGGGCTTCTCGTGGATGATCCTATCACGGACGTGGAGAACATAGCGCGGTACTTTTCGATGCGGATATTACCGCCCCGTCCGGCCGTTCTCCGGGCGGTCCAGGAGGTGCGGCCTGCCCTGGTCATGTCCACACTCGCCATCGTGGCCAGCTTTGCACCGATGGCTTTCATCACAGGGATGATGGGACCGTACATGGCGCCCATGGCGCTCAACGTGCCGGTGACTCTCCTGGTGTCGCTCGCTGTTTCGCTTCTCATCACGCCGTGGATGGCCATGTTTGCCCTCCAAGGCGCCAAGCACCACGAGACCCAAGAAGAGTCTTCCTATGACTTGACGAAACGGCCTGTGTACCGACTTGTGAGTGTGGTGTTTCGTCCAATCCTGAACCGGTCGTGGGTGGCCTGGGGAGTGGTCGGCACGGTTGCCGTGCTCTTTTTCGCGTCCTTGCTGCTCCCGGGATTGCGGGTGGTCCCTCTCAAGATGCTTCCCTATGACAACAAGAATGAATTTCAGGTGGTGATTGATATGCCGGAGGGGACAACGCTGGAAGAAACGGATGCCGTGGCCCGGCGGGTCGCCGCATACCTGGCCGGCCTGCCCGAGGTCAAAGATTTCCAGATCTACGCGGGACTTTCCTCTCCCATGGATTTCAACGGACTCGTGCGGCACTACTTCCTGCGTCAAGGGAGTAACGTGGCTGATATCCGAATCAATCTTCTCCACAAGGATCATCGCGCCCATCAGTCACATGAGATCGTCCTGCGAATTCGCCATGATATCGAAAAAATCGCGAAGGAAACCAACGCCAACATCAAACTGGTGGAAGTCCCGCCCGGCCCGCCCGTCATCGCAACGATCACGGCCGAGGTATACGGTCCACCGGACGCCGACTACCTCCAGCTCATTGCAGCGGCCAAGAAAGTTGAAGAGCGAATGTTGCGCGAGCCCGGCGTGGTGGACGTGGATATTTCGGCCGAAGCCGATCAGCCCAAGCGCGTGTTCATAACCGACCAGCCGAAGGCAGCGTTATCGGGAGTCTCCAAAGAGGTTATTGCGCAGACGATCCAAGCGGCGTTGAGCGGCTATCCCGCCACGGAACTCCATATTCCCTCCGAGGTCAATCCATTGCCTGTCATTGTTCGGCTGAAACGCTCAGAACGTTCCGCGGAGGACGATCTCGCGGAAATTTATGTCCACGGCCAGAATGGCCAGTTGGTGCAACTTGGCTCGCTGGGCGGCTTTGTGTCCACCCATCCGGACGGAAGCCCCCTGCTCGAAGACAAGACGATCTATCATAAGAACCTGCAACGGGTGGTGTATGTGTATGGAGAGATCGCTGGTCGTCCGCCGGCCGATGCGATCATCGATATGGAAGTGGATCGTGTGACGCAATCGGCACTCGCCCATTTGAAACCCAACCCGCGGCTCTGGCAGGAACGCACCTGGTTCCATCCCGGTGGCGGAGATTACTGGGCCGTTCCGGACGGCTATCGCGTCGTTTGGGCCGGGGAAGGCGAGTGGAAAATCACTCTCGACGTCTTCCGGGACTTAGGCATCGCATTTGGCGTGGCCCTCGTGGTCATCTTCATTCTCCTGATGTTCGAGACAAAATCTCGGGTTCTGCCGCTCATCATCATGCTGGCAATCCCGCTGACCATGATTGGGATCATGCCTGGCTTTTGGCTCCTCAATATCCTCACCAATAGACCGGTGGGAGGTTTTGCCAATCCCGTTTTCTTCACTGCCACGGCCATGATTGGAATGATTGGACTTGCCGGCATTGTCGTGCGAAACTCCGTGGTCCTGATTGACTTCATCCATCATAGTTTGATGGATGGGTATGACCTCAAAGAGGCCATCGTCCGAAGCGTCGCTGTTCGGCTACGCCCAATTTTCCTGACATCGGCCACCACACTGCTGGGAAACTGGGTCATCACGCTTGACCCGATTTTCTCCGGCCTTGCCTGGTCGATCATCTTTGGTATCTTCGCCTCGACAACCTTCACACTCGTCGTCATTCCCACTGTGTACTGGCTCCTGTATCGCCGACGCGGAGGGGCCATCACGCTACCGCCCAAGGCTGGCGACCAGGGTAGGTCGGAGAACAGGGAAGAGTGA
- a CDS encoding cupin domain-containing protein translates to MPDEVPSSLPRHKIIHRKGSPAQGVQLLGPYRLQSLIEPEEELNATFYRVWIGPHQTTATSYHRVAEEFYYVLSGRGEAVLNGQFYRLEPGDFLRLPPGTTHRFITADETLEMLNIHCPGSRPDRDVYFIDEPPPGFSPPSNATDGASDE, encoded by the coding sequence ATGCCGGACGAGGTTCCATCATCTTTGCCGCGTCACAAAATCATCCATCGAAAGGGCTCCCCGGCGCAAGGGGTGCAATTGCTGGGACCGTACCGATTGCAGTCGCTCATTGAACCAGAGGAAGAGCTGAACGCGACGTTCTACCGAGTATGGATCGGTCCCCATCAAACGACGGCCACCAGCTACCATCGGGTAGCAGAGGAGTTCTATTACGTTCTATCAGGTCGTGGGGAAGCCGTTCTCAACGGCCAGTTCTACCGGCTGGAGCCGGGTGATTTTCTCCGCCTCCCGCCTGGCACAACTCATCGGTTCATCACTGCCGACGAGACCCTGGAAATGCTCAATATCCACTGCCCGGGCTCACGGCCTGATCGAGATGTTTACTTCATTGATGAACCGCCGCCTGGTTTCTCGCCACCCTCGAACGCAACCGACGGAGCTAGCGACGAATAA
- a CDS encoding sugar-binding domain-containing protein: MSPRRGSWHPAQESDEIVYAICNRFLEQLGQHCSGNAKDQNDRRRGAAAAVAAWARKHLGREDLTRERIYPLFWEAVRRQYLLLCPPRESHLASEIRKTFGLESLPEDAIQVVNVRGPEAARNVSAVAADLTFQLIHRLRGKKEKVHVGLGAGYSSMMVARRLAQRVYSDLQCPPLVLHAISAGGFFIDQPYKAPVTYFGYFSEVITPVEYVGLFSEPLVSREEYDRVRQNPSVRHSFERAKEIDIVITSFAAAQDEHGMLGQFLKALQQEGTITQAQIDTMVRAGWVGDVQFRPYSATGPIVEECPVQVVTLFEIEELVALAQQPNKYVVLIAGPCSECQRLKTDALRPLLTNPRLRLWTHLVMDLATAYDLLRSS; the protein is encoded by the coding sequence TTGAGCCCACGACGTGGAAGTTGGCATCCAGCGCAGGAAAGTGACGAAATAGTCTACGCCATCTGCAACCGGTTTCTGGAGCAGCTTGGTCAGCACTGCAGCGGCAACGCCAAGGATCAGAATGACCGCCGTCGTGGTGCGGCTGCGGCGGTTGCAGCATGGGCGCGCAAGCATCTGGGTCGAGAAGATCTGACAAGGGAACGCATTTACCCGCTGTTCTGGGAAGCGGTGCGACGCCAGTATCTGCTTCTCTGTCCGCCCCGCGAATCGCATCTGGCATCGGAAATTCGCAAAACATTTGGTCTGGAGTCGCTTCCTGAGGACGCCATTCAGGTGGTGAATGTCCGTGGACCGGAAGCTGCCCGAAATGTGAGCGCCGTCGCAGCGGATTTGACGTTTCAGCTCATTCATCGGCTTCGCGGCAAGAAAGAGAAGGTCCACGTGGGATTGGGGGCGGGGTATTCATCGATGATGGTAGCCCGGCGACTTGCCCAGCGGGTTTATTCTGATCTTCAGTGCCCGCCGCTCGTGCTTCATGCGATCTCGGCAGGCGGCTTTTTCATCGATCAGCCGTACAAGGCCCCTGTGACCTATTTCGGGTATTTTTCCGAAGTGATCACTCCTGTGGAGTATGTGGGGTTGTTCTCCGAGCCCCTCGTTTCCCGCGAGGAGTATGACCGGGTGCGGCAAAACCCCAGCGTGCGTCACTCGTTTGAACGGGCCAAGGAGATCGACATTGTCATCACATCCTTCGCTGCAGCTCAGGATGAGCATGGGATGCTGGGGCAGTTTTTGAAAGCACTCCAGCAAGAGGGAACCATCACACAGGCGCAAATCGACACAATGGTGCGGGCGGGCTGGGTGGGCGATGTGCAGTTTCGCCCTTATTCAGCGACTGGTCCCATCGTGGAAGAGTGCCCTGTTCAGGTCGTGACCCTATTTGAAATTGAGGAATTAGTCGCACTGGCCCAGCAGCCGAACAAATATGTCGTGCTCATCGCGGGGCCATGCAGTGAATGCCAGCGGCTGAAAACAGACGCGTTACGTCCCCTTTTGACAAATCCACGTCTCAGGCTGTGGACCCACCTGGTGATGGACCTGGCCACGGCTTATGACTTGCTGCGAAGTTCATAA
- a CDS encoding BBP7 family outer membrane beta-barrel protein, which translates to MKRNRGRCNVRFAGCLLAGTVVWFMLWAGSQCSAQYGLTASPDLLPILAAPESDPISPTTPGSGSAEMGSAGTPNLLRLPPVASSTSAPVPSGQFNLIPSSSAGVSQPNGQPMPPLPLPTPEDTQTSKKENPYKTIEPSNGTLIDRMLHEEQATCDQNGRNARPRHMWPHRRWLLEECDPQPRGEWYWEGAGLIMGRNDPNRVWFSYQSNNNANEIMSSEQARTAWRGGWLATVGRSFACDNWRLEGTYWGLAVMKGDATATHPEFVSSTLDFTDVVYADPTIPGLPVDLFTGAYEQALWRSNEIHNAEINLIRHRIPWEGYRVGVDWLVGVRYFRFDERLTYGSKRHPNAWGSQPELEGYLSDRVENNLVGVQLGFDVRWPISDCLVLSCRPKVGLYNNHIHNRFDAYRGDGELFAPNPDPPVGTPVPGQYPVVSSDDRFSVLSEIEACLTWQINPRWSAFVGYRLVAVSEIALADEQYPFYVVDIVDAIEHIDSNGDLLLHGGVAGVSFNF; encoded by the coding sequence ATGAAACGAAATCGCGGTCGGTGTAACGTCCGTTTTGCGGGGTGTTTACTGGCAGGTACAGTGGTGTGGTTCATGCTCTGGGCCGGCTCCCAATGCTCGGCGCAATACGGGCTGACCGCCAGTCCTGATCTGCTCCCCATTTTGGCAGCCCCGGAGAGTGACCCAATCTCGCCGACAACTCCTGGAAGCGGTTCCGCGGAAATGGGTTCCGCAGGGACACCGAATCTTCTACGGCTACCCCCCGTCGCGTCCAGTACCTCCGCGCCAGTCCCATCTGGCCAATTCAATTTAATCCCATCATCATCGGCCGGAGTCTCTCAACCGAACGGTCAGCCGATGCCCCCTTTGCCGCTGCCGACGCCGGAGGATACACAAACAAGCAAGAAGGAAAACCCTTACAAAACGATCGAGCCTTCCAATGGGACGTTGATCGACCGGATGTTGCACGAGGAACAGGCCACGTGCGACCAAAATGGACGAAACGCGCGTCCACGACACATGTGGCCACATCGGAGATGGCTCCTCGAAGAGTGTGATCCACAGCCTCGTGGAGAGTGGTATTGGGAGGGGGCAGGCCTGATTATGGGCCGCAATGATCCCAACCGGGTATGGTTCAGTTACCAGTCGAATAACAACGCCAATGAAATCATGAGCAGCGAACAGGCTCGCACCGCCTGGCGGGGCGGTTGGCTGGCCACAGTGGGGCGTTCCTTCGCATGTGACAACTGGCGGCTGGAGGGCACATACTGGGGCCTGGCCGTTATGAAAGGCGATGCCACGGCCACACATCCGGAATTTGTCAGCAGCACACTGGATTTCACCGACGTCGTTTATGCGGATCCCACGATTCCGGGACTGCCCGTGGATCTTTTTACCGGAGCATACGAACAGGCCCTCTGGAGATCCAATGAAATCCACAATGCCGAGATCAACCTCATTCGGCACCGAATACCCTGGGAAGGTTACCGTGTGGGTGTGGACTGGTTGGTGGGCGTTCGCTATTTCCGGTTCGATGAACGGCTGACCTACGGCTCAAAACGCCACCCAAATGCTTGGGGAAGCCAGCCGGAGTTGGAGGGTTATCTCTCCGATCGGGTTGAAAACAACCTCGTGGGTGTACAACTGGGATTTGATGTGCGCTGGCCTATTTCCGATTGCCTCGTTTTGTCCTGCCGGCCGAAAGTCGGCCTGTACAACAACCACATTCACAACCGGTTTGATGCCTACCGGGGAGATGGCGAACTCTTTGCTCCCAATCCCGATCCACCTGTAGGGACGCCTGTTCCCGGACAGTATCCCGTCGTGTCCTCAGACGATCGATTTTCCGTGCTCAGCGAAATTGAGGCATGCCTCACATGGCAGATCAATCCTCGCTGGAGTGCCTTCGTGGGCTACCGGCTTGTTGCCGTTTCGGAAATCGCGCTGGCCGACGAGCAGTATCCCTTCTATGTGGTTGATATTGTGGACGCCATCGAGCATATCGACTCAAATGGGGATCTCCTGCTCCACGGTGGTGTCGCGGGCGTGTCATTTAACTTTTGA